A genome region from Bacillota bacterium includes the following:
- a CDS encoding site-specific integrase, whose product TRIDRLRLFIDYLDDCGLTSLSELTAQELTNYTVTLVGYNSKSVAAVLTVLRTFLKFLYLKGYHPKDLSSDVPSVKNSYYPSIPSAWKSDSVKRMLDCVDRGNPTGKRDYAILLIVTRLGMRVQDLKEIKLSNLKWEARKIEIVQHKTKQAVSYPLLDDIGWAIIDYLKNGRPQTTSPHLFVRHNAPFEAFGTHANLHNIITKYTRLAGIELPRGSKRGMHSLRHTLASVLLEQHTPLPVISEILGHMSVLATSVYLKIDLEGLRKCALDPEEVFNYADN is encoded by the coding sequence GCACGCGAATTGACCGGCTACGTTTATTCATCGATTATCTTGATGACTGTGGCCTTACGTCATTATCGGAACTGACCGCGCAGGAATTGACCAACTACACCGTAACACTTGTTGGCTACAACAGTAAAAGCGTAGCAGCAGTGCTGACGGTTCTACGGACTTTCCTTAAGTTTTTATACTTGAAAGGCTACCATCCCAAGGATCTCTCGAGCGATGTGCCTTCTGTGAAAAATTCTTATTATCCGAGCATCCCGTCTGCATGGAAGAGCGATAGTGTGAAACGCATGCTTGATTGTGTTGACCGGGGAAATCCAACGGGCAAACGGGATTATGCGATCTTGTTGATCGTGACCCGACTGGGCATGCGGGTGCAGGATCTTAAAGAGATCAAACTCTCCAATTTAAAATGGGAGGCAAGAAAAATTGAAATTGTTCAGCACAAAACAAAACAGGCGGTGAGCTATCCGTTACTGGACGATATTGGATGGGCCATAATTGATTACCTCAAAAATGGCCGGCCCCAGACCACTTCACCACATCTTTTTGTCCGGCACAATGCACCTTTTGAGGCATTCGGCACCCACGCCAATTTGCATAACATTATTACCAAGTACACAAGACTTGCCGGCATCGAACTGCCCAGAGGTTCCAAGCGCGGCATGCATTCGCTTAGGCACACCCTGGCCAGCGTCCTTTTGGAACAACACACACCGTTACCGGTCATATCGGAAATCTTAGGCCATATGAGTGTTTTAGCAACAAGCGTCTACCTGAAAATTGATCTTGAAGGCCTGCGCAAATGTGCGCTGGATCCGGAAGAGGTGTTCAACTATGCAGACAACTAA